The sequence GAGCGCGACGCGAGAGGACGACGTTGTTGCGGTTCTTGTCGAGCTCGAGGATCTTGGCCTCGATCTCCTGACCCAGGTAGGGCGTGAGGTCGCGGACACGACGCAGCTCGATGAGCGAGGCGGGAAGGAAGCCGCGGAGCCCGATGTCGACGATGAGGCCGCCCTTGACGACCTCGATGACCGTGCCGGTGACGACGCCGTCGGCGTCCTTGATCTTCTCGACATCGCCCCAGGCACGCTCGTACTGAGCGCGCTTCTTGGAGAGGATGAGCCGGCCTTCTTTGTCTTCCTTCTGGAGGACGAGGGCTTCGACGGTGTCGCCGACGTTGACGACCTCGGTGGGATCGACGTCGTGCTTGATCGAGAGTTCGCGCGAGGGGATGACGCCCTCGGTCTTGTACCCGACGTCGAGGAGGACCTCGTCGCGGTCGATCTTGACGACGGTGCCCTCGATGAGGTCTCCGTCGTTGAAGAACTTGAGAGTCTTTTCGACCGCGGCAAGGAAGTCTTCAGCAGATCCGATGTCGTTGACGGCGACCTGCTTGGGTGCCTTGGTCGTTACGATTGTCATGTAGTGGTTGCTCCAGCTGGGCATTTCTCGGGCCGCATCCCGCTCGCCCAGCGACCTCGGTCGCAGGAGAACTGTTGGTGGGAGTGCAGCAAAGCGGATGATTCGACGCAGTTTGCGCCAAGCAATTCTAGCTGTTCGCTCCGGCCTCGATCAACCCGGTCGGCCGCCCCGTCGTAATGCGGACTCCGGCCGCTGCGCCGTCACGCGGCGCCGTCACTCCGCGCCGTCACTCCGTGTCGCCCAGCAGAGCAGTGCGGAGCGTGTCGAGGCCCACTCCGCCGAGGGCGAGCGCCTCGGAGTGGAAGCGCCGGAGGCTGAAGGATCCGCCTTCGCGACGCGCGCGCTCGGCGCGGAGGTCCTCCCAGATCCGCTGACCGACCTTGTACGAGGGCGCCTGGCCGGGCCAGCCGAGGTACCGGTCGATCTCGAACCGGACGAAGGCCTCGTCCATGTTGACGTTGTCGAGCATGTAGGCCAGCGCCTTCTCGTGATCCCAGACGCCGCCGGCCGGCATCGACTCGCAGCCCGGGAACTCCTTGCCGAGGTGCGCGCCGATGTCGATCACGACTCGCGCCGCCCGCATCCGCTGGCCGTCGAGCATCCCGAGCCGGTCTCCCGGCTCGCCGAGGTAGCCGAGCTCGTCCATGAGGCGCTCGGCGTAGAGCGCCCAGCCCTCCGCGTGACCGGAGGTGCCCGCGATCGACCTGCGGTACGTGTTGAGTGTCGCGCGGTTGACGGCGGCCTGGCCGAGCTGCAGGTGGTGGCCCGGAACGCCCTCGTGGTAGACGGTCGTCGTCTCGCGCCACGTCGTGAACCTCGTGACGCCGACCGGGACGGACCACCACATGCGCCCGGGCCGGACGAGGTCGTCGCTCGGGGCCGTGTAGTAGATGCCGCCGTCGTGCGTCGGCGCGATCCTGCACTCGAGGGTGCGGATCGAGTCGGGGATGTCGAAGTGGGTGGCTCCGAGCTCGGCGACGGCTCGGTCGCTCAGCCCCTGCATCCACTCGCGAAGAGCGTCTGCCCCGTCGAGCTGGCGCGCAGGATCGGCGTCGAGCAGCTCGATCGCGCGGGCGACCGATGCGCCCGGCTCGATCTGCTCCGCGATGGCCGCCTGCTCGGCTGCCATCCGGGCGACCTCCTCGAGCCCCCACTCGTAGGTCTCGTCGAGATCGACCGTCGCGCCCAGGAAGCGCCGCGAATGCAGGGCGTACGCCTCGCGGCCGACCCCGTCGGCGTCGCCGGCCACCGGAAGGAGCTCGTCGCGGAGGAAGGCCTCGAGCCTCTGGTAGGCCGCCCGAGAGGCGTCGGAGCCGGCGCGAAGGCGCTCGAGGAGCTCGCCGGAGAGCGGCTCCCCCGAGTCGGCGCTCGCATCGTGGGCGAGCTTGCGGAAGAAGCCCTCCGGCCCCGCGTTGCGCGCGCACTGCTCGGCGACCGCCTCGACCTGGCGCTTCGCGGGGACGACGTGCTCTTCGATGCCGAGGCGCAGGGTCTCGATGTAGCCGTCGACGGCCGCGGGGAGGGCGGTCAGGCGCGACGCGATGTCGGCCCAGTCGGTTTCGGTGGCCGTGGGCATCAGGTCGAAGACGTCGCGGAGCCCCTGCGCCGGAGAGGCGATGACGTTGAGGTCGCGGAGATGGAGTCGCTGCTCGTCGTACTCGATGTCGAGAGCGAGGGACGCCTCGAGGTCGTTGCGGGTGACCCGGTCGACCGAGTCGGCCGGAGGTGTCGCACGGAGCTCGTCGAGGGTCGCTCGGACCGCGGCGATGTAGGCGTCGTGCCCGGCCGGCGTGGTGTCGCCGTACTCGCCGGTGCGGCCCTCGCGCCCGAGCCAGGTCGCCCAGAGCGGATCGAGGTCGACGAGAGTGTCGACCCACCGCTCCGCGACGGCGTCGATCGGCGTGGCGGCGCGGGCGGTGGGAGTGTCGTCGGAGCTCATGGAACGAGCCTAGCGACGACGTCCGACGCGCGATCGGGGCCGGATGCTGCCCAGGCCGGATGCTGCCCGGAGCTGGATGCTGCTCAGAGCTCGACTGTGGTGCCGTTCTTGATGGCGTCGACGACGCGTGCGACGTCGGGGTCGCCCATGAAGAGCTGGAAGGGGACGACGGGGGTGCCCTCCGCGACTGCGGCGCGGGCGCGGTCCGCCAGGTTGTTCTGGGTGACGACGACGTCGGCGTCGGCCGGGATCTGATCGAGGGCCGAGTGGTCGACCGTCACGCCGTTCTCGGAGAGCTGCTTCTTGAGCGTGGTGGCGAGCATGATGCTCGATCCCATGCCGGCGTCGCAGGCGACGATCAGCTTCTTGACGCTCGCGCCGTCGATGGTGACCATGGTGGTTCTCCTTGGGGTGCCGTCGTGAGTGGTGCTGTGTTCATCATGCTCCCGCCCCGCCGAGCAGGCGTGGGGAGCAGGATCGGCTCGGCGCAGTTCGCCCGGTTTCGGTGCGGCTCGGTGCAGTTCGCCTCGTTTCAGTGCGCCGCGGCGTCCCAGCTCTCGCCCATGCCCACCGACACGTCGAGCGGGACGGTCAGGTCGGCCGCGGACCCCATGCGGGCGCGCACGATCTCCTCGACGACGTCGGCCTCGCCGCGGGCGATCTCGACGATGAGCTCGTCGTGCACCTGCAGGAGGACCCGCGACTGGAGCTCGCGCTCGTCGAGGTCGCGCCGGACGCCGAGCATCGCGATCTTCATGATGTCGGCGGCCGAGCCCTGGATCGGCGCATTGAGCGCGGCGCGCTCGGCGTTCTCGCGGAGGACGCGGTTCGACGAGGTGAGGTCGGCGAAAGGGCGTCGGCGCCCGAAGATCGTCTCGGTGTAGCCGTCTTCACGGGCCTTCTCGACGACGTTCCGGAGGTAGTCGCGGACGGCTCCGAACCTCGCGAAGTAGTCGGTCATCAGCTGCTTGGCCTCGGCCGTCTCGATCCGGAGCTGCTTCGAGAGGCCGAAGGCGCTGAGGCCGTAGGCGAGACCGTACGACATCGCCTTCACCTTCGTCCGCATGAGAGGCGACACGTCGGCCGGCTCGACACCGAAGATGCGCGCCCCGACGAAGCGGTGGAGGTCTTCGCCCTCGCTGAAGGCCGTGATGAGCCCGGCGTCGCCGGAGAGGTGCGCCATGATGCGCATCTCGATCTGGGAGTAGTCGGCGGTGAGCAGGGTCTCGTAGTCGGGACCGTGCTGGAAGGCCGCCCGGATCTCGTGCCCGACGGCGGTCTTGACCGGGATGTTCTGCAGGTTCGGGTCGATCGACGAGATGCGGCCGGTCGTGGTGCCGGTCTGGTCGTAGGTGGTGTGGATGCGACCACCGTCGTCGACGGCCTTGTCGAGCGTCTCGATGATCTGCCGGAGCTTCGTCGCATCGCGGTGCTTCAGCAGGAGGTCGAGGAAGGGGTGCGGGTTCTTCTCCTGGAGGTCGGCCAGGGAGGCCGCGTCGGTCGAGTACCCCGACTTCATGGAGCGCGTCTTGGGCATGTCGAGCTGCTCGAACAGGACCTCCTGGAGCTGCTTCGGAGAACCGAGGTTGACCTCTCGGCCGATGACCTCGAAGGCCTCCGCCGCGAGCAGTGCCGCGGTGTCGGCGAGGCGGGTGGAGAGCTCGCGGAGGGCGGGGCGGTCGGTCGCGACGCCGGTGAGCTCCATGTCGCCGAGGACCGGCACGAGCGGCAGCTCGATGGTGCGGAGGACCCGCCTGGAGCCCTCGTCGAGCAGCGCGTCGAGCTCGTCGGAGACGCGCAGGGCGTACCAGGCCTCGGTCGCCACTCCCCCGGCGTCGTCGGCCGGGACGAGCTGGTTGGGGTCGGCCTCGGGCATGCGCTCGGCCAGGTGCTCGTAGACGAGGTCGGCGAGGGCGAACGAGGTGCGGCCGGGCCGGAGGAGCCACGCGGCGATCCGGGGGTCGCCGTCGAGCCCGGTGAGGGTGAGACCGACGCGCCGGAGGGCCTTGTAGGCGCGTTTGGCGTCGTGCACCACCTTCGGAGAGTCGGTGTCGAGCCACTCCTCGAGGGCCACGTAGTCGCCGCGGCCAGCGGCCCACGGCACGTGCACGGAGTCGCCCGCGGCGGCGATGCCGAGGCCGGTGACCGTATTGTCAGGGCCGTACTCGACGGCGACGCCGACGGCCGGCTTGTCGGCGGAGGCGTGGGTGCGGAGCCAGTGCGCCAGCTCCTCGTCGATGAGCGTGCGCACCACGGGCGCCACCGGGCCGGTGGGAGCCGCGGGCTCGACGCTCTCGGCACCGGTCGCCGTGCCGCCGCCCTCGGCGAGGGCCGTGACGCGGTCGAGCAGGGTGCGGAACTGCAGCCGGTCGAAGACCTCCCGCACGGCGGGGACGTCGATCGGCCGGCGGAGGAGGTCGTCGGGCCCGACGGGGAGGTCGACGTCGGTGACGAGCCGGTTGAGGCGGCGGTTGCGGACGGCGCGGTCGTACTGCTCGCGGAGCCTGTCGCCGACGACGCCCTTGATCTCGTCGCGGTGCTCGATGACCTCGTCGAGCGAGCCGAACTGGTTGATCCACTTGACCGCGGTCTTCTCGCCGACCTTGTCGACGCCGATCAGGTTGTCGCTCGTCTCGCCGACGAGGGCGGCGATCTCGGGGTACTGGTGGGGTTCGATGCCGTAGCGCTCGAAGACCTTATCGCGGTCGTAGCGGGTCAGGTCGGTGACGCCGCGGGCCGACGGGTAGAGCAGGGTGACGTCGTCGTTCACCATCTGGATCGCGTCGCGGTCGCCGGAGACGACGTAGACGTTGTACCCGCCCGAGGAGCCGCGGCTCGCGAGGGTCGCCAGGATGTCGTCGGCCTCGTAGTCCTCTTTGGTGATCGTCGTGATCCCCATCGCGTGGAGGGCCTCCTGCAGGAGCGGGATCTGCCCCACGAACTCCGGCGGCGTCTCGTTGCGGGTGCCCTTGTACTCCGGGTACTCACGCGTGCGGAACGAGTAGCGGGAGATGTCGAACGCCACCGCCAGGTGGGTCGGCTTCTCGTTCTTGAGCAGGTTGAGCAGCATCGAGATGAAGCCGTGGATGGCGTTCGTGTGCTGCCCGTCGCGGTTGACGAAACTGTCGACCGGGAGGGCGTAGAAGGCCCGGAATGCGAGGGAGTGACCGTCGATCACGAGGAGGGTAGGCTTTGCTGGGTCCGGCACCCCGTCAGCCTAGCGGCCCCCTCCGACACTCGGCTCGGCCCCGGACTGCCGCCGATCCCCAGGGAGAACCCGTGCCCGACACCACGCCCAGCGCCTTCAGCGACCAGGCCCTCGAGTTCCTCGAGCGTCGGGGGGCGGGTGAGCTGGCCGAGCGCATGGGCATCGAGATCGTCGAGCTCAGCGCCGAGCGCGCGGTCGGCACGATGCCGGTCGAGGGCAATCGCCAGCCGGTGGGCATCTTGCACGGCGGGGCCCACGTGGTGCTGGCCGAGTCGCTCGGCTCGATGGCGGCCAGCGTGCACGCCGGTCCGGACCGCATCGCGATGGGCATCGAGCTCAACGCCTCGCACAGTCGCGCGGCGGCGTCGGGCATCGTCACCGGGACCTGCACCGCGATCCACCTGGGCCGGACCCTCACCACTCACGAGATCGTCATGACCGACGAGCAGGGCCGCCGGCTGTCGACGGTCCGCATCACGAACATCCTGCGCGACGCCTAGGCCCCGGCTGGGCCACAGCCGCTCACGATCTGCCGCGGAAGAACTCCCGGATGTCGTCGGCGAGCAGGTCGGGCTCCTCGTGAGGGGCGAAGTGCCCGCCGCGGTCGAACACGGTGTAGCGCTCGACGGCGTAGGTGCGCTCGGCCCAGCTCCTGGGCGGGTGCGCCAGACCGGAGGGGAAGAGCGCGACCGCCGTCGGCACGTCGACCCGGGTGACCTGGGGCGTGATCCTGCGGGCCCCCTCGTAGTACGGCCGGAACGAGGTCGCGATCGAGTTCGTGAACCAGTAGAGCGATGCCTGGGTGAGCAGGTAGTCGTCGGAGAACCTCGTGCCGACGTCGCCTCCGCTGTCGCTCCAGGCGCGGTGCTTCTCGAGGATCCAGGCGAGGAGGCCGACGGGCGAGTCGGCGAGCCCGTACGCGAGCGTCACCGGCCGGGTGCTCTGCTGGTGCGCGTAGGCGCCCTCCTCGTCGTCCCAGGCGGCGACGTCGTCGAGGTGCCGCCGCTCCTCGGGAGTGACGGACGCAGGATCGACGTCGGCCGGCTCGGCGACGGACAGCACGTGGATGCCCGTGACGGCCTCCGGATGCGCCTGCCCGAGCCGCGCGGTGATCCCGGAGCCGAGGTCTCCGCCGTGGGCGGCGTAGCGCGCGAAGCCGAGGTGGTCGCGCATCAGCCGGTGCCACACCTCGTGGGTCGGGAGGGCGTCGGTGAGCGAGGGGCGCTGTTCGGAGAAGGTGAAGCCCGGAATCGAGGGGACGACGACCGTGAAGGCGTCGTCGGCGCTGCCGCCGAAGCGCTCGGGTGCCGCGAGCCGCTCCGCCAGGGGCACCAGCTCGAAGAAGGTGCTCGGCCAGCCGTTCGTCACGACGATCGCCGGGGCGTCGCCGCGGGCCGCGTCGAAGCGCAGGTAGTGGACGCGGGCGCCGTCGATGTCGGCGAAGGCAGACGGGAGCGCGTTGAGCGAGGCCTCCTGGGCGCGCCAGTCGAAGTCGCCTGCCCAGTACTCGGCGAGGCGGTGCACCGTCTCGGGCTCGGTGCCGGCCGCCCACCCCTCGACAGGAAGGACAGCAGGCCACCGGGTGCGACGGAGACGCTCGCGGAGATCGTCGAGGTCGGCTTCGGAGACGGAGATCAGCGGCCCGGTCGTCATGCGACGACGCTACGCCGACCGCCGAGGCGATGCTCGATGGCGAGGGCCGGCTGATGGGCAGCCGGTCGGAGGCTACTTCTTGACGCTGAGCTGCTCGATGATGGCCTGAGCCACGTCGTGCATGGTCAGGCGGCGGTCCATCGATGCCTTCTGGATCCAGCGGAAGGCTTCGGGCTCTGTGAGGCCCATCTTCTCGTTGAGGAGGCCCTTGGCCCGGTCGACGAGCTTGCGGGTCTCGAACCGCTCGACCAGGTCGGCGACCTCGGCCTCGAGCGTGATGATCTGCGTGTAGCGCGAGAGGGCGATCTCGATCGCCGGAAGGAGGTCGTTCGGTGTGAACGGCTTCACCACGTAGGCCAGCGCGCCGGCCTCGCTCGCGCGCTCGACCAGCTCTTTCTGGCTGAAAGCGGTGAGGAGCACCACGGGCGCGATGTGGTTCTTGGACAGCGTCTCGGCTGCCGAGATGCCGTCGAGCTTGGGCATCTTGACGTCCATGATCACGAGGTCCGGACGGAGCTCGGTGGCGAGGGCCACAGCGGTCTCGCCGTCGCCGGCCTCGCCGACGACCTCGAAGCCGTTGTCGCGCAGGATCTCGACGATGTCGAGGCGGATGAGGGACTCATCCTCTGCGACGACGACGCGACGGGGTGCTGCTGAAGTTGCCTCTTGATCACTCACGGATGCGATCCTACCGGTCTTTGACTCGGAGGGATCTCGACCTGTGGAGAGCGTCGGAGCCCGCGTGGTGCGAATGGCGGGACTCGAACCCGCAAGCCGTGAGGCAGAGCATTTTGAGTGCCCCGTGTCTGCCAGTTCCACCACATTCGCGTGCTGACAAGCCTACCGGGCCGTCACGAGGACCCGAACTGCGACTTATTCGGGCGGAATCCCCCGTGCAGGGGTCGACCTGCGATAGTGTGGGCGCCACTGGTTGTTGTGTTACGCATTTGTACTTCGCGAAGAGGCATCATTTCGTCTCTTCGTTCTTAGAGGGAGCGGACAAAGAAAGCACCGCGACGAGAGATCTCGACAGACGAGATCGGACACCTCTGATTGAAGGAATAGAAAAATGGCAACAGGCACCGTGAAGTGGTTCAACTCCGAAAAGGGCTTCGGCTTCATCACCCCCGACGACGGATCCACTGACGTGTTCGCGCACTTCTCCGCGATCGCCGGCGACGGCTACCGCAACCTGGAGGAGAACCAGAAGGTCGAATTCGAGACCGCTCAGGGCAACAAGGGTCTCCAGGCCGAGAACATCCGCGTCATCTGATCTCCTGCGGCTGACAACGCACCTCCGGGTGCCGCGTGGTCGCACTGGAACGGCTCCGGCAGCTTCGGCTGTCGGGGCCGTTCTGTTTTTGCAGCAACGTCGACGTGCTCTTATGGAGCGTGACCCACAGCGGCAGCGCACGGGCCGAAGGCCCCGCAGCGTCAGCGCTCGACCCGCACCTTCAGCGTTCGAGCCGCAGCGTCAGCGCTCGAGCGCAGCGTCAGCGCTCGAGCCGGAGGCCGAGGAGCTCGGCGACGGGCTCGTAGTCGTGCCTCGCGACGACGTAGGCGAGTTCGGCGTCCGCCTGGGTGAGAGCCGGGGTGAGCGTCCCGGTCCGGGATGCGGTCGATGCGTCGGCAGCGTTCGACTGGAACGGCAGCTCGTCGAGGGCGACGCGCGCCGCACGGTAGCGGCGCGTCAGGACGCTCCACAGGACGAGCTCGTCCGGCGTCGAGTCGTCGGGGGCCGAGCGCGCGATGTCGCCGGGGATCTGGATCGCGGGCAGCCGCACCACCTGTTCCTCGTGCGGTCGGCCGACGAGAGCCTCGCGGATGCCGATCGCCGTCGCGAATCCGACCACCCCGCCGAGCCCGAACATCATCGCGAGGGCTGTGCCGTCGGTCAGTCGGGACGTGTGCCAGGCCGAGAAGTCGATGAACGCTCCGCCCAGCACTCCCCCGACGAAGGCGCTCCAGTGCACTCGGGGGCGATTTCCGCGTCGCCGCGCCGCGTCGCTCCTGGTGTAGCTCGAGCGCGTCTCCTCCACCGAGAAGGCCGAGTCGGAGGGCACTGCGTACAGGCGTGCTCCGTGCTCGAAGCACCCGGGAGTCCCGCCGTCGACAGCCATGCGACGATCCTAGGTCCGGGCCGCGAGGCGACCCGTGAATCTCAGCAGGATCACGGCTCGTGCAGGAGCAGGCCGGGCAGAGCGAGGGCCGGCCCACCCTGGGGTGGACCGGCCTCGACGTACGGCGGACGAGCGGTCGATCGGCCGCCCGACGTTCTGCGACTACGAGCGGGCGTACGCCGGAGCAGCCTCGTTGTGCGCGTCGCCCACGCGGTGCACGCGCAGGTCGTTCGTCGAGCCGGAGATCCCGGGAGGGGACCCGGAGATGACGATGACCTTCTCGCCGACCTCGGCGAGGCCGTTGCCGAGCAGGATGTCGTCGACCTGGCCGAACATCGAGTCGGTGTGCGTCACCGGCTCGACGAGGTAGGACTGCGCGCCCCAGCTCATGGCCATCCTGCGTCGGATCGCCTCGTCGGTCGTGAAGGCCACGATCGGGATGCGGTGCCGGAGGCGCGCCATCCTGCGGACGGTGTCGCCGCCCTCGGTGAAGACGCAGACGTAGCTGGCCTGGACGAACTCCGCGACCTCGGCTGCGGCGAGGGTGATCGCGCCGCCGAGCGTGCGGGGCTTGGTACCGAGTGCGGGGATGCGCTCGAGGCCGTGCTCCTCGGTGGACGCGACGATCCTGGCCATGGTCTGCACGGTGATGACGGGGTACTCCCCCACGCTGGTCTCGCCCGAGAGCATGACCGCGTCGGCACCGTCGAGGACGGCGTTCGCGACATCGGAGGTCTCGGCGCGCGTCGGGATGGGCGACGAGATCATCGACTCGAGCATCTGCGTCGCGACGATGACGGGCTTCGCCATGCGACGCGACAGCTCGACCGCGTGCTTCTGCACGATCGGGACGGCCTCGAGAGGCAGCTCGACGCCGAGGTCGCCGCGGGCGACCATGATGCCGTCGAACGCATCGATGATGGCCTCGAGGTTGTCGACGGCCTGGGGTTTCTCGATCTTGGCGTAGACGGGGACCTTCCGGCCCTCCTCCTCCATGATCACGTTGACCCGGTCGATGTCGTCGGCGTTGCGCACGAACGACAGGGCGATGAAGTCGGCGCCGAGCTTGAGGCCCCAGCGGAGGTCGGCCTCGTCTTTCTCGGAGAGCGCCGGCACGTTGACCGCGACGCCGGGCAGGTTGATGCCCTTGTTGTTCGACACGGTGCCCGCGACGACGACCTCGGTGGTGACCGTCGTGCCGTCGGTGTCGAGGACGCGCAGCTTGACGCGGCCGTCGTCGATCAGCAGGGGGTCACCGGGCGAGACGTCTTGCGGGAGGCCCTTGAACGTGGTGCCGCAGATCTCTTTCGAGCCCAGGATCTCGTCGGTGGTGATCTTGAAGATGTCGCCGACGGCGAGGTTGTGCGGCCCGTCGGAGAACTTGCCGAGGCGGATCTTCGGACCCTGCAGGTCGACGAGGACGGCCACGGCGCGGCCCGAGTCGGCTGCCGCCTGACGGACGTTCTCGTAGACGCCCTGGTGCACGTCGTACGTTCCGTGGCTGAGGTTCATCCGCGCGACATCGACGCCCGCGTCGATGATGGCCCGGATGTCGTCATAGCTCGACGTCGCGGGCCCGAGGGTCGCGACGATCTTTGCACGTCTCATGTGTTCCTTCATTGGGGGTGATTTCGCAGGTGGACGCTCCGATGCGTCGCTCCACCCTATTCCCACCGGGAGGGTGGTCTCGTAACGGCGCCCGACGTGCCGGTGAACTCGTGCTCGTGCCGGCGGACTAGACGGAGATGGAGCGGTCGGTGGGTCGCACCGGGAACGGCAGCGAGGTCGCGCCCTCCAGGTACTTGTCCACGGCCGACGCGGTGGCGCGGCCCTCGGCGATGGCCCACACGATGAGCGACTGGCCGCGGCCGGCGTCGCCGGTCACGAACACGCCCGGCTGGCTCGTCTCGTACTGCCCGTCGCGCTCGATGGCGCCGCGGTCGTCGAACGGGACCTTCAGCTGGCCCTCGAGCGCTTCGCGCTCCGGCCCGGTGAAGCCGAGGGCGAGGAGGACCAGGTCGGCCGGGATCTCGCGCTCGGTGCCCGACTTCGGCACGCGGCGGCCGTCGACGTACTCGGTCTCGGCGACGCGGATCGCCCGGACCTCGCCGACCTCGTTCGACAGGAACTCGACGGTGGACGCCAGGTACATCCGGTCGCCGCCCTCCTCGTGCGCGCTCGACACCTCGAAGAGGGTCGGCTGCATGGGCCACGGCTGCTCGTCGGGCCGCTCCGCCGGGGGCTGCTTGCCGATGGCGAGGTTGGTGACGCTGAGCGCGCCCTGGCGGTGCGCGGTGCCGATGCAGTCGGCTCCCGTGTCGCCGCCGCCGAGGACGACGACGTGCTTGCCCTCGGCCGTGAGCTGGTCGGCGAGGGTGTCGCCGGCTCCGACGCGGTTCTGCTCGACGAGGTACTCCATGGCGAAGTGGATGCCGGCGAGGTCGCGCCCCGGGATCGGGAGGTCGCGCGGGACCGTGGCGCCGGTGGCGACGATCACGGCGTCGTAGCGCGCGCGGAGGTCGTCCCAGGAGATGTCGTGGCCGATCTCGACGCCGGCGCGGAAGCGGGTGCCCTCGGCCTGCATCTGAGCGAGGCGCTGCTCGATCTGCTTCTTCTCCATCTTGAAGTCGGGGATGCCGTAGCGGAGGAGGCCGCCGATGCGGTCGTCGCGCTCGTAGACGGCGACGGTGTGACCGGCGCGGGTCAGCTGCTGGGCGGCGGCGAGGCCCGCGGGGCCGGAGCCGACGACGGCGACCGTCTTGCCGGTGAGGCGCTCCGGCGGGTGAGGGGTCACCCAGCCGTTCTGGAACGCCTGGTCGATGATGGACACCTCGACCTGCTTGATGGTGACCGGCGGCTGGTTGATGCCGAGCACGCAGGACGCCTCGCAGGGCGCGGGGCAGAGCCGGCCGGTGAACTCCGGGAAGTTGTTCGTCGCGTGCAGGCGCTCGATGGCCTGGCGGCCCTCGCCGCGCCACATGAGGTCGTTCCACTCCGGGATGAGGTTGCCGAGGGGGCAGCCCTGGTGGCAGAACGGGACGCCGCAGTCCATGCAGCGGCCGGCCTGGCGCCGGAGCTCTCCGCTCTCCTGCTGCTCGTAGACCTCTTTCCAGTCCATGAGCCGGACGGACACGGGACGCCGCTTGGGCAGCTCCCGCTTCTGGACCTTCAAGAAACCTTTGGGGTCAGCCACCGGTCACCTCCATGATTCTGTTCCAGACGACGTCTCCGTCGAGGTCGAGTCCCTCTTCGGCCGCCGTGCGGCGTGTCTCGATCACCGCGGCGTAGTCCCGCGGCAGGACCTTCACGAACTGCTCCGCCGCCTTCTCGACGTCGGCGAGCAGCTCTTCGGCGACGGGCGAGCCCGTCTCGCGCGCGTGCTGCTCGAGCAGGTCGCGCAGGATCTCGATGTCGGCGCTTCCGAGCGGCTGCAGGAGCAGTTCGCCGGTCGCGAGGGCGTCCTCGTTCACGTTCTCGCGCCGGAGGCCGCGCACGTACGCGGTGCCGCCGGACATGCCCGCGCCGAGGTTCCGACCGGTCTCGCCCAGGATCACGGCGAGCCCGCCGGTCATGTACTCGAGCGCGTGGTCGCCCACGCCCTCGACGACGGCGCTGGCACCGGAGTTGCGGACCAGGAAGCGCTCCCCCACGATGCCGCGGATGAACATGCTGCCCTGCGTCGCGCCGTAGCCGATCACGTTGCCGGCGATGACGTTCTCCTCGGCCGCGAAGGCGGCCTCGGCGGGCGGGCGGACGACGACGATCCCGCCCGAGAGCCCCTTGCCGACGTAGTCGTTGCTGTCGCCGACGAGGCGCAGCGTGATGCCGGCGGGCAGGAACGCCCCGAGGGACTGGCCCGCGGAGCCCGTCAGGGTGATGTCGATGCTGCCCGCGGGGAGACCGTGCTCGCCGCGGCGGACCGTCACCTCGTGGCCGAGCATGGTGCCGACAGCGCGCTCGGTGTTGCGGATGGGGAGGCTGAGCGCGATCCTGCCGCCGTTCTCGACGACCTCGGCGGTCGCCTTGATGAGCTGGTTGTCGAAGTGCTTCTCGAGCTCGTGGTCTTGAGCGACCCGGTTGCGGCGCGGCTCGTCGTCGGCGAACACCGGCCCGACGAGGACCGGCTCGAGGTCG is a genomic window of Frondihabitans peucedani containing:
- a CDS encoding DUF885 domain-containing protein, which gives rise to MSSDDTPTARAATPIDAVAERWVDTLVDLDPLWATWLGREGRTGEYGDTTPAGHDAYIAAVRATLDELRATPPADSVDRVTRNDLEASLALDIEYDEQRLHLRDLNVIASPAQGLRDVFDLMPTATETDWADIASRLTALPAAVDGYIETLRLGIEEHVVPAKRQVEAVAEQCARNAGPEGFFRKLAHDASADSGEPLSGELLERLRAGSDASRAAYQRLEAFLRDELLPVAGDADGVGREAYALHSRRFLGATVDLDETYEWGLEEVARMAAEQAAIAEQIEPGASVARAIELLDADPARQLDGADALREWMQGLSDRAVAELGATHFDIPDSIRTLECRIAPTHDGGIYYTAPSDDLVRPGRMWWSVPVGVTRFTTWRETTTVYHEGVPGHHLQLGQAAVNRATLNTYRRSIAGTSGHAEGWALYAERLMDELGYLGEPGDRLGMLDGQRMRAARVVIDIGAHLGKEFPGCESMPAGGVWDHEKALAYMLDNVNMDEAFVRFEIDRYLGWPGQAPSYKVGQRIWEDLRAERARREGGSFSLRRFHSEALALGGVGLDTLRTALLGDTE
- a CDS encoding PTS lactose transporter subunit IIB, producing MVTIDGASVKKLIVACDAGMGSSIMLATTLKKQLSENGVTVDHSALDQIPADADVVVTQNNLADRARAAVAEGTPVVPFQLFMGDPDVARVVDAIKNGTTVEL
- the polA gene encoding DNA polymerase I, coding for MPDPAKPTLLVIDGHSLAFRAFYALPVDSFVNRDGQHTNAIHGFISMLLNLLKNEKPTHLAVAFDISRYSFRTREYPEYKGTRNETPPEFVGQIPLLQEALHAMGITTITKEDYEADDILATLASRGSSGGYNVYVVSGDRDAIQMVNDDVTLLYPSARGVTDLTRYDRDKVFERYGIEPHQYPEIAALVGETSDNLIGVDKVGEKTAVKWINQFGSLDEVIEHRDEIKGVVGDRLREQYDRAVRNRRLNRLVTDVDLPVGPDDLLRRPIDVPAVREVFDRLQFRTLLDRVTALAEGGGTATGAESVEPAAPTGPVAPVVRTLIDEELAHWLRTHASADKPAVGVAVEYGPDNTVTGLGIAAAGDSVHVPWAAGRGDYVALEEWLDTDSPKVVHDAKRAYKALRRVGLTLTGLDGDPRIAAWLLRPGRTSFALADLVYEHLAERMPEADPNQLVPADDAGGVATEAWYALRVSDELDALLDEGSRRVLRTIELPLVPVLGDMELTGVATDRPALRELSTRLADTAALLAAEAFEVIGREVNLGSPKQLQEVLFEQLDMPKTRSMKSGYSTDAASLADLQEKNPHPFLDLLLKHRDATKLRQIIETLDKAVDDGGRIHTTYDQTGTTTGRISSIDPNLQNIPVKTAVGHEIRAAFQHGPDYETLLTADYSQIEMRIMAHLSGDAGLITAFSEGEDLHRFVGARIFGVEPADVSPLMRTKVKAMSYGLAYGLSAFGLSKQLRIETAEAKQLMTDYFARFGAVRDYLRNVVEKAREDGYTETIFGRRRPFADLTSSNRVLRENAERAALNAPIQGSAADIMKIAMLGVRRDLDERELQSRVLLQVHDELIVEIARGEADVVEEIVRARMGSAADLTVPLDVSVGMGESWDAAAH
- a CDS encoding hotdog fold thioesterase, whose product is MGIEIVELSAERAVGTMPVEGNRQPVGILHGGAHVVLAESLGSMAASVHAGPDRIAMGIELNASHSRAAASGIVTGTCTAIHLGRTLTTHEIVMTDEQGRRLSTVRITNILRDA
- a CDS encoding epoxide hydrolase family protein — translated: MTTGPLISVSEADLDDLRERLRRTRWPAVLPVEGWAAGTEPETVHRLAEYWAGDFDWRAQEASLNALPSAFADIDGARVHYLRFDAARGDAPAIVVTNGWPSTFFELVPLAERLAAPERFGGSADDAFTVVVPSIPGFTFSEQRPSLTDALPTHEVWHRLMRDHLGFARYAAHGGDLGSGITARLGQAHPEAVTGIHVLSVAEPADVDPASVTPEERRHLDDVAAWDDEEGAYAHQQSTRPVTLAYGLADSPVGLLAWILEKHRAWSDSGGDVGTRFSDDYLLTQASLYWFTNSIATSFRPYYEGARRITPQVTRVDVPTAVALFPSGLAHPPRSWAERTYAVERYTVFDRGGHFAPHEEPDLLADDIREFFRGRS